The following are from one region of the Chromobacterium phragmitis genome:
- a CDS encoding OmpP1/FadL family transporter: protein MKLKHLSLSVMIMGTALGLASTQAAASGYQFGSQSVSGQGTAHANGAEANDPSTIFTNPAGLSRLDGTQLAIGATLVVPHSEYTDNGSVTTGNFAAIGIPSRATGGGNGGTFAPKAVAAPTFYLSRKINDKITAGVGIFVPYGAKLDYGFDWAGRYALKSVNLQSLNINPSMSFKLDDRHSFGFGVSAQYMKATLEQMADSTTGLNAGIYSAAYKQAILGGASAAVADATGKGAVALAGIKGDGLAHVEGDDWGFGWNVGYMFQLDENTRFGLAYRSSVKQTLQGSSTWTFDNVTGVIPGSATTPAQAAKAKHPNASASVDVTTPETVSANFFHQLNPKVALMGDVTWVRNSRLKQLNIKQSVVNGTVQGDLVLHQNWKDTWRLSLGSNYQLNDSWMLRGGVAWEQSPVQSDNDRHPALPDSDRLWLSLGANYKISKQSSIDLAYSFIDFKNASMNYTDACDPTGQSGTCTGNGGTVKGSYKTYLQLIGVQYNYRF, encoded by the coding sequence ATGAAGCTCAAGCATCTCAGCCTGTCCGTGATGATCATGGGCACCGCGCTCGGTCTGGCATCGACTCAGGCTGCGGCCTCGGGTTATCAGTTCGGCTCGCAGAGCGTCTCCGGCCAGGGCACCGCCCACGCCAACGGCGCCGAAGCCAACGATCCTTCCACCATCTTCACCAACCCGGCTGGCTTGTCGCGGTTGGACGGCACCCAATTGGCGATCGGCGCGACGCTGGTCGTGCCCCATTCTGAATATACCGACAATGGCTCGGTCACAACTGGCAACTTCGCCGCCATCGGCATTCCCTCGCGCGCTACCGGCGGAGGCAATGGCGGCACTTTCGCTCCTAAAGCCGTAGCGGCGCCCACATTTTATCTTTCCCGCAAGATCAACGACAAAATAACGGCAGGTGTCGGTATTTTCGTGCCTTATGGCGCCAAGCTGGATTATGGGTTCGATTGGGCTGGCAGATACGCGCTGAAGAGCGTCAACCTGCAATCATTGAATATCAACCCCTCCATGTCGTTCAAGCTGGATGATCGTCATTCGTTCGGCTTCGGCGTGTCTGCCCAATACATGAAGGCCACACTGGAGCAGATGGCGGATTCCACTACGGGTTTGAACGCCGGGATCTACAGCGCGGCTTATAAGCAGGCGATTCTGGGTGGGGCGTCCGCCGCGGTTGCCGATGCAACGGGCAAGGGCGCGGTTGCGCTCGCCGGAATCAAGGGCGATGGCCTGGCGCATGTAGAGGGAGATGACTGGGGGTTCGGCTGGAATGTCGGCTACATGTTCCAGCTGGACGAAAATACCCGTTTCGGTTTGGCCTATCGTTCCAGCGTCAAGCAAACCCTGCAGGGTTCATCGACCTGGACTTTCGATAATGTCACCGGAGTGATTCCCGGTTCGGCCACCACGCCGGCGCAAGCTGCGAAAGCCAAGCACCCGAATGCTTCCGCGTCCGTGGATGTGACCACGCCAGAAACGGTTTCCGCGAATTTCTTCCACCAGTTGAATCCCAAGGTAGCCTTGATGGGCGACGTTACCTGGGTGCGCAACTCCCGGCTGAAACAGCTGAACATCAAACAGTCAGTGGTCAATGGCACCGTGCAAGGCGACCTGGTTCTGCATCAGAACTGGAAGGATACCTGGCGTCTTTCGCTCGGATCAAACTACCAGTTGAACGATTCCTGGATGTTGCGCGGCGGCGTGGCCTGGGAGCAGTCTCCGGTTCAGTCGGACAATGATCGCCATCCCGCGCTGCCGGATAGCGATCGTCTGTGGTTGTCGCTGGGAGCCAATTACAAGATCAGCAAGCAAAGTTCCATTGATCTGGCTTACAGCTTCATCGATTTCAAGAATGCCTCCATGAACTACACCGACGCATGTGATCCCACGGGTCAGAGCGGTACTTGCACCGGCAACGGCGGCACAGTCAAGGGCAGCTACAAGACCTATCTGCAGCTGATCGGCGTGCAATACAACTACCGTTTCTAA
- a CDS encoding S8 family serine peptidase yields MRVRITSSAVVLALASMASHAAPTAERSIPQLPGDPLANQQWFLKNTGQNAFSKRGGVKGIDLNLGFSHVRGIRGLGVTIAVIDDGLEIKHPDLAANIVPGSKNLVDGSNDPTPASGENGHGTAVSGIAAAVAFNGIGGRGIAPSAGLKGFNWLLNQTLDGWLLAHGKKPNGGSLEAFTDARVFNQSYGSSTLTSVPANPDQDIELKTEEETYEDISRNSHWGRGAIFVKSAGNAYNSFRLSQTESLLGYQGNNGLPVQDSNLTADNNNYWNVVVSALNADGVRSSYSSVGANVLLTAPGGEYGTDSPAMVTTDLSGCARGYNVAGNTSNGLHGGTALDPNCDYNGIMNGTSSAAPSTSGSFAVVMSANPALSARDVRHILITTARQVDAANPGVTLAFKDKSGGAHSYQAIPGWQKNAAGLPFHQFYGFGLINVDKAVEKALFYNKPLPPLKKTRWETIPVQAAIPDANESGVESVFNQPSDLTVEAVQVLVDAEHGRANDLAVELISPSGTRSVLLSPRTALVAETYGLNQQRLLSNQFYGEQAKGQWRLRVIDTNGADYQYVIRNRSTGANTTYSLPNAEGKLKSWSIRFFGHRSAA; encoded by the coding sequence ATGCGAGTTCGCATCACCAGCAGTGCTGTCGTGCTGGCTCTGGCTTCCATGGCCAGTCATGCCGCCCCAACCGCGGAACGCAGCATTCCGCAGCTGCCGGGCGACCCCCTGGCCAACCAACAATGGTTCCTGAAAAACACTGGCCAAAACGCTTTCTCCAAGCGAGGCGGCGTCAAAGGCATCGATCTCAATCTCGGCTTCAGCCATGTGCGCGGCATCCGCGGACTGGGCGTCACGATCGCAGTGATCGACGACGGCCTGGAAATCAAGCACCCCGACTTGGCAGCCAATATCGTTCCGGGTTCGAAAAACCTGGTTGACGGCAGCAACGATCCGACCCCCGCGTCCGGGGAAAACGGCCATGGCACCGCGGTGTCCGGCATCGCCGCCGCAGTGGCCTTCAATGGCATCGGCGGCCGCGGCATCGCCCCTTCCGCAGGCCTCAAAGGTTTCAACTGGCTGCTGAACCAGACGCTGGACGGCTGGCTGCTGGCACATGGCAAGAAACCCAATGGCGGCTCGCTGGAAGCCTTCACCGACGCCCGCGTATTCAACCAGAGCTACGGCTCCTCCACCCTCACCTCGGTGCCCGCCAATCCGGATCAGGACATTGAGCTGAAAACCGAGGAGGAAACCTACGAAGACATCAGCCGCAACAGCCATTGGGGCCGCGGGGCAATCTTCGTCAAATCGGCCGGCAACGCCTACAACTCCTTCCGTCTGAGCCAAACCGAATCGCTTCTGGGCTACCAAGGCAATAACGGCCTGCCGGTGCAAGACTCCAACCTGACCGCCGACAACAACAACTACTGGAACGTGGTGGTGTCGGCGCTGAACGCCGACGGCGTCCGCTCCTCGTACTCGTCGGTCGGGGCCAACGTGCTGCTCACCGCGCCCGGCGGCGAATACGGCACCGACTCCCCGGCCATGGTCACTACCGACCTGTCCGGCTGCGCCCGGGGCTACAACGTGGCCGGCAACACCTCCAACGGCCTGCATGGCGGCACCGCGCTGGACCCCAATTGCGACTACAACGGCATCATGAACGGCACCTCGTCGGCCGCGCCGTCCACCTCCGGCTCTTTCGCCGTGGTGATGTCGGCCAACCCGGCCCTGTCCGCGCGAGATGTGCGCCACATCCTGATCACCACCGCTCGCCAAGTGGATGCGGCGAATCCGGGCGTGACTCTGGCGTTCAAGGACAAGAGCGGAGGCGCGCATAGCTACCAGGCGATCCCCGGCTGGCAAAAGAACGCCGCAGGCCTGCCCTTCCACCAGTTCTATGGTTTCGGCCTGATCAACGTCGACAAGGCCGTGGAAAAGGCTCTGTTCTACAACAAGCCGCTGCCGCCGCTGAAGAAGACCCGCTGGGAAACCATCCCGGTCCAGGCCGCCATTCCCGACGCCAACGAGAGCGGCGTGGAAAGCGTGTTCAATCAGCCGTCCGACCTGACCGTGGAAGCCGTGCAGGTCCTGGTGGACGCCGAGCACGGCCGCGCCAACGACCTAGCGGTGGAGCTGATCTCTCCGTCCGGCACCCGCTCTGTGCTGCTGTCGCCGCGCACTGCCCTGGTGGCGGAAACTTATGGCCTGAACCAGCAGCGCCTGTTGTCCAACCAGTTCTACGGCGAGCAGGCCAAGGGCCAATGGCGTTTGCGCGTGATCGACACCAACGGCGCCGATTACCAATACGTCATCCGCAACCGCTCGACCGGCGCCAACACCACCTACTCCCTGCCTAACGCGGAAGGTAAACTGAAATCGTGGTCGATCCGCTTCTTCGGCCACCGGAGCGCAGCATGA
- a CDS encoding 3-hydroxyacyl-CoA dehydrogenase/enoyl-CoA hydratase family protein: MSQTKFNVRKVAVLGAGVMGAQIAAHLVNAKVPTILFDLPAKEGDKNGIALKAIEGLKKLKPSPLAGADVVAHIQPANYDDHLHLLKDCDLVIEAIAERMDWKVDLYHKVAPHLGEHTIFATNTSGLSINKLAEGCPDAVRPRFCGVHFFNPPRYMHLVEIIPCVTSDAHILDNLERFLVSTLGKGVVRAKDTPNFVANRIGVFSMLATIANAAKYGIRFDVVDDLTGPRLGRPKSATFRTADVVGLDTFAHVVKTMQDTLPQDPWHSLFATPDWMQGLISAGALGSKTKAGIYKKDGKRMLVLDPAKGEYVGSGEKGDDAVKDILKIANPAEKFQKLRESQHPQAQFLWACFRDVFHYISFHLGDIANCARDVDFAIRWGFGWSSGPFETWQAAGWQQVAKWLQEDIAAGKTLAKAELPSWVLEGDRAGVHFADGSYNAADKKLVGRSTLDVYQRQLAPAKVLGEKSEQLGETVFENEGVRAFTTGDEVLVVSFKSKAHAIGPAVLDGLNTALDIAEDRFKGLVIWQTEEPFSVGADLQSMMPAFMMGDWDAIDSMIGRFQSTALRLRYSQIPTIAATQGYVFGGGCEFAMHCDKTVAALESYVGLVEVGVGLLPGGGGCKEFALRAAQEAKGDVLAALKDYFMNIATAKVATSGVEAQELGFFRKGDSVVFNAYELLYVAKQQALALAESGYRPPLKVKGFPVAGRAGAASIKGQLVNMLEGNFISQHDFFIASQIADVMTGGDVEAGTLVNEQWILDLERKAFMTLLKNSKTQDRIANMLTTGKPLRN; this comes from the coding sequence ATGTCTCAAACCAAATTCAACGTACGCAAGGTTGCCGTGCTCGGCGCTGGCGTGATGGGCGCGCAGATCGCCGCGCATCTGGTTAACGCCAAAGTGCCGACCATTCTGTTCGACCTGCCGGCCAAGGAAGGCGACAAGAACGGCATCGCGCTGAAGGCCATCGAGGGCTTGAAGAAGCTGAAGCCTTCGCCGCTGGCCGGCGCAGACGTGGTTGCCCACATCCAGCCCGCCAACTACGACGACCATCTGCATCTGCTGAAAGACTGCGATCTGGTGATCGAGGCCATCGCCGAACGCATGGACTGGAAGGTGGACCTGTACCACAAGGTGGCGCCGCACCTGGGCGAGCACACCATCTTCGCGACGAACACTTCCGGCCTGTCCATCAACAAGCTGGCCGAAGGCTGCCCGGACGCGGTGCGCCCGCGCTTCTGCGGCGTGCACTTCTTCAACCCGCCGCGCTATATGCACCTGGTTGAAATCATTCCCTGCGTGACTTCCGACGCCCACATCCTGGACAACTTGGAACGCTTCCTGGTGTCCACCCTGGGCAAGGGCGTAGTGCGCGCCAAGGACACCCCGAACTTCGTGGCGAACCGCATCGGCGTGTTCTCGATGCTGGCCACCATCGCCAACGCCGCCAAGTACGGCATCCGCTTCGACGTGGTGGACGATCTGACCGGCCCGCGCCTGGGCCGTCCGAAGTCCGCCACCTTCCGCACCGCCGACGTGGTGGGCCTGGACACCTTCGCCCACGTGGTGAAGACCATGCAAGACACGCTGCCGCAAGACCCGTGGCACAGCCTGTTCGCCACGCCTGACTGGATGCAAGGCCTGATCTCGGCTGGCGCGCTGGGTTCCAAAACCAAGGCCGGCATCTACAAGAAAGACGGCAAGCGTATGCTGGTGCTGGACCCGGCCAAGGGCGAGTACGTGGGCTCCGGCGAGAAGGGCGACGACGCGGTCAAGGACATCCTGAAGATCGCCAATCCGGCCGAAAAATTCCAGAAGCTGCGCGAGAGCCAGCATCCGCAGGCGCAATTCCTGTGGGCCTGCTTCCGCGACGTGTTCCACTACATCTCCTTCCATCTGGGCGACATCGCCAACTGCGCGCGCGACGTGGACTTCGCCATTCGCTGGGGTTTCGGCTGGTCCTCCGGCCCGTTCGAAACCTGGCAAGCCGCAGGCTGGCAGCAAGTGGCCAAGTGGCTGCAGGAAGACATCGCCGCCGGCAAGACCCTGGCCAAGGCCGAGCTGCCGAGCTGGGTGCTGGAAGGCGACCGCGCCGGCGTGCATTTCGCCGATGGCTCCTACAATGCCGCCGACAAGAAACTGGTGGGCCGCTCGACCCTGGACGTTTACCAGCGTCAACTGGCCCCGGCCAAGGTGCTGGGCGAGAAGTCCGAGCAACTGGGCGAAACCGTGTTCGAGAACGAAGGCGTGCGCGCCTTCACCACTGGCGACGAGGTGCTGGTGGTGTCGTTCAAATCCAAGGCCCACGCCATCGGCCCGGCCGTGCTGGACGGCCTGAACACCGCGCTGGACATCGCCGAGGACCGCTTCAAGGGTCTGGTGATCTGGCAAACCGAAGAGCCGTTCTCCGTCGGCGCCGACCTGCAGTCCATGATGCCGGCCTTCATGATGGGCGACTGGGATGCCATCGATTCCATGATCGGCCGCTTCCAATCCACCGCCCTGCGCCTGCGCTACAGCCAAATCCCGACCATCGCCGCGACCCAGGGCTATGTCTTCGGCGGCGGCTGCGAGTTCGCCATGCACTGCGACAAGACCGTGGCCGCGCTGGAATCCTACGTCGGCCTGGTGGAAGTGGGCGTCGGCCTGCTGCCGGGCGGCGGCGGCTGCAAGGAGTTCGCGCTGCGCGCCGCTCAGGAGGCTAAGGGCGATGTGCTGGCCGCGCTGAAGGACTACTTCATGAACATCGCCACTGCCAAGGTCGCCACCAGCGGCGTGGAAGCGCAAGAGCTGGGCTTCTTCCGCAAGGGCGATTCCGTGGTGTTCAACGCTTATGAACTGCTCTATGTCGCAAAGCAGCAGGCGCTGGCGTTGGCCGAATCCGGCTACCGTCCGCCGCTGAAAGTGAAGGGCTTCCCGGTTGCCGGCCGTGCCGGCGCGGCGTCGATCAAGGGCCAGTTGGTGAATATGCTGGAAGGCAACTTCATCAGCCAGCACGATTTCTTCATCGCCTCGCAGATCGCCGACGTGATGACCGGCGGCGATGTTGAAGCCGGCACCCTGGTCAACGAGCAATGGATTCTGGACCTGGAGCGCAAGGCCTTCATGACCCTGCTGAAGAACTCCAAGACCCAGGACCGCATCGCGAACATGCTGACCACCGGCAAGCCGCTGCGCAACTAA
- a CDS encoding acyl-CoA thioesterase yields the protein MEQQESRIPVLRVRALPTSTNAYGRVQAGWLMSQIDMAGSLDAERLSRGPVTTVAVNAFQFAAPIMLGDVVDMYVERLRIGQKSITLKISVEAERMDGAHVRITEVIATFVAVDREGKSRLLGDA from the coding sequence ATGGAACAGCAAGAAAGCCGCATCCCGGTGTTGAGGGTGAGGGCCTTGCCCACCAGCACCAACGCTTACGGCAGGGTGCAGGCGGGCTGGCTGATGAGCCAGATCGACATGGCGGGCAGTCTGGACGCCGAAAGGCTGTCGCGGGGGCCGGTGACCACGGTGGCGGTCAACGCTTTCCAGTTCGCCGCGCCCATCATGCTGGGCGACGTGGTGGACATGTATGTGGAGCGGCTGCGAATCGGGCAGAAATCCATCACGCTGAAAATATCGGTGGAGGCGGAGCGCATGGATGGGGCGCATGTGCGCATCACCGAGGTGATCGCCACTTTCGTGGCGGTGGACCGCGAGGGCAAGTCCAGATTGCTGGGCGACGCCTAG
- a CDS encoding acetyl-CoA C-acyltransferase, translating to MSKQVQEAYIVAATRTPVGKAPRGMMRHVRPDDMLAHVITGALAQVPNLDPKLISDCVVGCAFPEAEQGLNMARIGVLLAGLPNTVGGITINRYCSSGINAVQMAADRIRLGEADVVIAAGSESMSLVPMMGNKVSLNPEIFAKDENYGIAYGMGLTAEKVAQQWGVSREDQDAFAVESHRRALAAIDGGKFKNEITPLEATYRTPNLETGEVVVKKRVLDTDEGPRRETSLEGLAKLKTVFDAKGSVTAGNSSQMSDGAGAVILVSERVLKEFNLTPLARYVTFSVKGVPPEIMGIGPKEAIPAALAQAGLKQDDLKWIELNEAFAAQALAVIRDLNLDASKVNPHGGAIALGHPLGATGAIRTATLVHGMRGAGLKGHGMVTMCIGTGMGAAGIIEVL from the coding sequence ATGAGCAAACAAGTACAAGAAGCTTACATCGTCGCCGCCACCCGCACCCCGGTGGGCAAGGCGCCGCGCGGCATGATGCGCCATGTGCGCCCGGACGACATGCTGGCGCATGTGATCACCGGCGCATTGGCCCAGGTGCCGAATCTGGACCCGAAACTGATTTCCGACTGCGTGGTGGGTTGCGCCTTCCCGGAAGCGGAGCAGGGCCTGAACATGGCGCGCATCGGCGTGCTGCTGGCCGGCCTGCCCAACACCGTGGGCGGCATCACCATCAACCGCTACTGCTCGTCCGGCATCAACGCCGTGCAGATGGCGGCCGACCGCATCCGCCTGGGCGAAGCCGACGTGGTGATCGCGGCGGGTTCCGAATCGATGTCCCTGGTGCCGATGATGGGCAACAAGGTGTCGTTGAATCCGGAAATTTTCGCCAAGGACGAAAACTACGGCATCGCCTACGGCATGGGCCTGACCGCTGAAAAAGTGGCACAGCAATGGGGCGTGTCGCGCGAAGATCAGGACGCGTTCGCGGTGGAATCCCACCGCCGCGCGCTGGCGGCCATCGACGGCGGCAAGTTCAAGAACGAAATCACCCCGCTGGAAGCGACCTACCGCACGCCGAATCTGGAAACCGGCGAAGTGGTGGTGAAGAAGCGCGTGCTGGACACCGACGAAGGCCCGCGCCGCGAGACTTCGCTGGAAGGCCTGGCCAAGCTGAAAACCGTATTCGACGCCAAGGGCTCCGTCACCGCCGGCAACTCCTCGCAGATGTCCGACGGCGCCGGCGCGGTGATCCTGGTGTCCGAGCGGGTGCTGAAGGAGTTCAACCTTACGCCGCTGGCTCGCTACGTGACCTTCTCGGTCAAGGGCGTGCCGCCGGAAATCATGGGCATCGGTCCCAAGGAGGCCATCCCGGCCGCGCTGGCTCAGGCCGGCCTGAAGCAGGACGATCTGAAGTGGATCGAGTTGAACGAAGCCTTCGCCGCCCAGGCGCTGGCGGTCATTCGCGATCTGAATCTGGATGCGTCCAAGGTGAATCCGCATGGCGGCGCCATCGCGCTGGGCCACCCGCTGGGTGCCACCGGCGCCATCCGTACCGCCACGCTGGTGCACGGCATGCGCGGCGCCGGCCTGAAGGGCCATGGCATGGTGACGATGTGCATCGGCACCGGCATGGGCGCGGCGGGCATCATCGAAGTGCTGTAA
- a CDS encoding PilZ domain-containing protein codes for MFDFKSLVSSLLSKNTPASGVAQSATLLVRDLPQAEYFTALVEIIKAVSKINADPEMSLKERVKTLLYVDDKAAGIHHQLCQDYLHSKGGSKGYLPTILAYWHELASAYQICLRLCRGAPNQIAEPEQQLVTARGLHHQMRLLAWNALRYLKPEGNAWQQGFRFYTHAEESGFARTPVALYPDSHQEVSCEHLLIQAGMLHMAQTENMLHKEIVAVDQLLMLLCNQIPLEKQPPTETPIFVYNLSMPEPPQPMLRGMAGKWHRYWSSYEISTRLADLMFDLDTRIPSQLAALGCELEREEWSELCEKLAIRWSNDGGKSLRKSERSLHSSSAQVSIGFDRVAFHIKVQDVGGLDSERSDDWRINDISSTGMGLTFIGKTVDQLSIGRLILVKTESHPPLLGVIRRILRQNNGTKVGIEILGQTPVGVSLLDPAQPDSPPFTAIYITQPNSRKGQRWFLMPKTLMADDKQLVLSAQGKSYQIKLKAPQQEFEDCSHSNFDTLAKMD; via the coding sequence ATGTTCGACTTCAAATCCCTGGTCAGCTCACTTTTAAGCAAGAACACGCCGGCATCCGGCGTGGCGCAATCGGCGACCCTGTTGGTTCGCGATCTGCCGCAGGCAGAATACTTTACCGCCTTGGTGGAAATCATCAAGGCCGTATCCAAAATCAACGCCGATCCGGAAATGTCGTTGAAGGAGCGTGTCAAAACGCTGCTCTACGTCGACGACAAAGCCGCCGGCATCCATCATCAGCTCTGCCAGGACTACCTCCATTCGAAAGGCGGCAGCAAAGGCTACCTGCCCACCATTCTCGCCTATTGGCACGAACTGGCCAGCGCCTACCAAATTTGCCTGCGGCTCTGCCGCGGCGCACCTAACCAGATAGCCGAGCCCGAGCAGCAATTGGTCACCGCCCGCGGCCTGCATCACCAGATGCGACTGCTGGCCTGGAACGCGCTGCGCTACCTGAAGCCGGAAGGCAACGCCTGGCAGCAGGGTTTCCGCTTCTACACTCACGCGGAAGAATCCGGCTTCGCCCGCACGCCCGTCGCGCTCTATCCCGACTCACACCAGGAAGTCAGCTGCGAGCATCTGCTGATCCAGGCCGGCATGCTGCATATGGCCCAGACCGAAAACATGCTGCACAAGGAAATCGTCGCGGTCGACCAGTTGCTGATGCTGCTCTGCAATCAGATCCCGCTGGAAAAGCAGCCTCCGACCGAAACGCCGATTTTCGTCTACAACCTGTCCATGCCCGAGCCGCCGCAGCCCATGCTGCGCGGCATGGCCGGAAAATGGCATCGCTACTGGTCATCCTACGAGATATCCACCCGTCTGGCCGACCTGATGTTCGACCTTGACACCCGCATCCCGTCCCAGTTGGCCGCGCTAGGTTGCGAGCTGGAACGCGAGGAATGGTCGGAGCTGTGCGAAAAGCTGGCGATCCGCTGGTCCAACGACGGCGGCAAATCGCTGCGCAAATCCGAACGCTCGCTGCACTCGTCCAGCGCCCAAGTCTCCATAGGCTTCGACCGGGTCGCCTTTCACATCAAGGTGCAAGACGTCGGCGGCCTGGATTCCGAGCGCAGCGACGACTGGCGCATCAATGATATCAGCAGCACCGGCATGGGACTGACCTTCATCGGGAAAACCGTAGACCAACTGTCGATCGGCCGGCTGATCCTGGTGAAGACCGAGAGCCACCCCCCGCTCCTGGGCGTGATCAGGCGCATTTTACGCCAGAACAACGGCACCAAGGTCGGCATAGAAATCCTGGGGCAAACGCCGGTCGGCGTATCATTGCTTGACCCCGCTCAACCGGACAGCCCCCCCTTCACTGCGATTTACATCACCCAACCCAACTCCCGCAAAGGCCAGCGCTGGTTCCTGATGCCCAAAACCTTAATGGCGGACGACAAACAGCTAGTGCTAAGCGCGCAGGGCAAATCCTATCAGATCAAGCTGAAGGCGCCGCAGCAGGAGTTTGAGGATTGCAGCCACAGTAATTTCGACACGCTGGCCAAGATGGACTGA